The proteins below are encoded in one region of Oryzias melastigma strain HK-1 linkage group LG9, ASM292280v2, whole genome shotgun sequence:
- the rab35b gene encoding ras-related protein Rab-35b isoform X2, giving the protein MARDYDYLFKLLIIGDSGVGKSSLLLRFADNTFSGSYITTIGVDFKIRTVEINGEKVKLQIWDTAGQERFRTITSTYYRGTHGVIVVYDVTSAESFVNVKRWLHEINQNCDDVCRILVGNKNDDPSSKVVETTDAQKFAEQMGISLFETSAKENINVEEMFNCITELVLRAKKEVLAKQQLQQQNDVVKLTRNSKRKKKCC; this is encoded by the exons ATGGCCAGAGACTACGATTACCTCTTCAAGCTGCTCATCATCGGTGACAGCG GAGTGGGGAAGAGCAGTCTCCTCCTGCGATTTGCAGACAATACATTTTCAG GTAGTTATATCACCACGATCGGTGTAGACTTTAAGATCCGGACGGTGGAGATCAACGGGGAGAAGGTGAAGCTGCAGATCTGGGACACAGCGGGGCAGGAGCGCTTTCGCACCATCACCTCCAC GTACTACAGGGGAACGCATGGGGTCATAGTAGTATACGACGTCACGAGCGCCGAGTCCTTCGTCAACGTCAAACGATGGCTACACGAAATCAACCAGAACTGTGACGACGTGTGCCGAATATTAG TGGGAAACAAGAACGACGACCCCAGCTCCAAGGTGGTTGAGACGACTGACGCGCAGAAGTTTGCAGAGCAGATGGGAATCAGCTTGTTTGAGACGAGTGCAAAAGAGAATATCAACGTGGAAGAG ATGTTCAACTGCATCACAGAGTTAGTGCTACGAGCCAAGAAGGAGGTGCTAGcgaagcagcagctgcagcaacagAACGACGTGGTCAAGCTCACCCGGAACAGTAAACGGAAGAAAAAGTGCTGCTAA
- the rab35b gene encoding ras-related protein Rab-35b isoform X1 codes for MARDYDYLFKLLIIGDSGVGKSSLLLRFADNTFSGVWLRLGCDSRLSTLRLLLSKPFWLLWFLYYCSTGSYITTIGVDFKIRTVEINGEKVKLQIWDTAGQERFRTITSTYYRGTHGVIVVYDVTSAESFVNVKRWLHEINQNCDDVCRILVGNKNDDPSSKVVETTDAQKFAEQMGISLFETSAKENINVEEMFNCITELVLRAKKEVLAKQQLQQQNDVVKLTRNSKRKKKCC; via the exons ATGGCCAGAGACTACGATTACCTCTTCAAGCTGCTCATCATCGGTGACAGCG GAGTGGGGAAGAGCAGTCTCCTCCTGCGATTTGCAGACAATACATTTTCAGGTGTGTGGCTCCGTCTCGGCTGTGACTCAAGGCTTTCGACATTACGACTGCTTCTTAGTAAACCTTTTTGGTTGTTGTGGTTCTTATATTACTGTTCTACAGGTAGTTATATCACCACGATCGGTGTAGACTTTAAGATCCGGACGGTGGAGATCAACGGGGAGAAGGTGAAGCTGCAGATCTGGGACACAGCGGGGCAGGAGCGCTTTCGCACCATCACCTCCAC GTACTACAGGGGAACGCATGGGGTCATAGTAGTATACGACGTCACGAGCGCCGAGTCCTTCGTCAACGTCAAACGATGGCTACACGAAATCAACCAGAACTGTGACGACGTGTGCCGAATATTAG TGGGAAACAAGAACGACGACCCCAGCTCCAAGGTGGTTGAGACGACTGACGCGCAGAAGTTTGCAGAGCAGATGGGAATCAGCTTGTTTGAGACGAGTGCAAAAGAGAATATCAACGTGGAAGAG ATGTTCAACTGCATCACAGAGTTAGTGCTACGAGCCAAGAAGGAGGTGCTAGcgaagcagcagctgcagcaacagAACGACGTGGTCAAGCTCACCCGGAACAGTAAACGGAAGAAAAAGTGCTGCTAA